The following proteins come from a genomic window of Deinococcus cellulosilyticus NBRC 106333 = KACC 11606:
- a CDS encoding carbohydrate ABC transporter permease, producing the protein MAVKTVPYSSIPQKRRNQRQVFLQHLILSLTVFVVAFPLIFAVIKATQDSSQVVSANLMPGTSFFANLKEAWDAAHLGTYMRNSFIVAITVTVGKTLLSMMAALAFVYFRFPFKTPLFALVLFSLMLPAELKIVALFDLVNDLNWVNTYQAIIVPFLASATGTFLFRQHFMNIPRSMAEAAQIDGASPWQFLWLILIPMSLNTIGALGVIQFVYIWDQYLWPLVIIRDVDHQVVQVGLRSLIGSADGTNWGSVMAGTIVSLLPPLVMFTLLQEQFSRGIALSQEK; encoded by the coding sequence ATGGCGGTTAAAACTGTTCCCTACTCCTCCATCCCCCAGAAGCGCCGCAACCAGAGGCAGGTTTTCCTGCAGCACCTCATCCTCTCTTTGACCGTGTTCGTGGTGGCCTTCCCCCTGATTTTTGCCGTGATCAAGGCCACGCAGGACTCCAGTCAGGTGGTCAGTGCCAACCTGATGCCCGGCACCTCCTTTTTCGCCAACCTGAAAGAAGCCTGGGATGCCGCGCACCTTGGCACCTACATGCGCAACTCCTTCATCGTGGCGATCACCGTGACCGTCGGCAAGACGCTTCTCTCCATGATGGCTGCACTCGCCTTCGTGTACTTCCGCTTCCCCTTCAAAACGCCCCTTTTTGCACTGGTGCTCTTCAGCCTGATGCTCCCCGCCGAACTGAAGATCGTGGCCCTCTTTGACCTCGTGAACGACCTGAACTGGGTGAACACCTACCAGGCCATCATCGTGCCCTTCCTGGCCTCTGCCACGGGAACGTTTCTCTTCAGGCAGCACTTCATGAACATCCCCCGCAGCATGGCCGAAGCCGCCCAGATTGACGGGGCAAGCCCCTGGCAGTTTCTGTGGCTGATCCTGATTCCCATGAGCCTCAACACCATCGGTGCCCTGGGGGTGATCCAGTTCGTGTACATCTGGGACCAGTACCTGTGGCCCCTGGTGATCATCCGGGATGTGGACCACCAGGTGGTTCAGGTGGGGCTTCGTTCCCTGATCGGCAGTGCAGACGGCACCAACTGGGGCTCGGTGATGGCCGGAACCATCGTGAGCCTGCTTCCTCCCCTGGTGATGTTCACCCTGCTGCAGGAGCAGTTCAGCAGAGGGATCGCCCTCAGCCAGGAGAAATGA
- a CDS encoding HD domain-containing phosphohydrolase, translating into MPGASHPTLSSHNWTPLVEQLKRLLGASNAVIDVNTEETPVADNAGTCQVQVRPTQHGQHQVVFTLEHLQICLLCPEEPSAELVQRARGCVEGFLLALPEKTATEDPSVFFDDHPLPMWVFRESDRRFLRVNDAAIHLYGYSREEFLQMTLYDIRPPEEQKRLKAFLRDSERPAFSAGQIVWVHQTKAGERLQVLVSSHATVHQGEQARMVVVVDVTRHMELQDQLQQREQEYRLIAENTVNAILRFDDENHITFASPSSSQLLGLTPEELMGKEGFECVADDDRPRLISELAEARSQRRTHLVMEYRLKHKSGRLIWVETQFTLLWSGFEYCGMVTSTLDITLHMQSREEVLRALNTANEMVNLTAELEEASEPSEVIEVAFRHATTSLGFDYGLFIRMDEHQYALEQHHGLSGEEARKLLQKYLLRSGPRVMAGFVNQKAVFFNADDALCDPGEPLPRPDAFQLALLPIHIQHRLHGFLVFGTLQDRQDFSETTRRMLSAMKERIAHAFEKNYLLEQLTLSREETLRAIGLVLEYRDFETKGHTDRVVDLSELLGQQLDLSEEDLAALRWGAYLHDTGKIAIPDHILLKPGRLTPEEFEVVKKHSEIGFEMLRSIPSLPHKTLEVILHHHERWEGSGYPKGLRGLSIPLVARIFTVVDVYDALVSKRPYKESMPHEAAMEELKRNSGTMFDPEVLRAFERLWTTIPPV; encoded by the coding sequence ATGCCTGGAGCATCCCACCCCACCCTTTCCTCTCACAACTGGACTCCACTGGTGGAGCAACTGAAACGACTGCTGGGTGCAAGCAATGCAGTGATCGACGTGAACACAGAGGAAACCCCTGTGGCGGACAACGCAGGAACATGCCAGGTGCAGGTCCGACCCACCCAGCACGGACAGCATCAGGTGGTGTTCACGCTTGAACACCTGCAGATCTGCCTGCTGTGCCCTGAGGAGCCCAGCGCAGAACTGGTGCAGCGGGCCAGAGGATGTGTCGAAGGTTTCCTGCTTGCCCTGCCCGAAAAAACTGCAACAGAAGATCCCAGTGTTTTCTTTGATGACCATCCCCTTCCCATGTGGGTGTTTCGGGAGTCTGACAGGCGTTTTTTGCGGGTCAATGATGCTGCCATCCACCTGTACGGGTACAGCCGGGAGGAATTTTTGCAGATGACCCTGTATGACATCCGGCCACCGGAAGAACAAAAACGCCTGAAGGCCTTCCTGAGAGACAGTGAACGTCCTGCCTTCAGTGCTGGCCAGATCGTTTGGGTGCACCAGACAAAGGCTGGAGAACGGTTGCAGGTGCTGGTCAGCAGCCATGCCACAGTGCATCAGGGGGAACAGGCACGCATGGTGGTTGTGGTGGATGTCACCCGTCACATGGAACTGCAAGATCAACTTCAGCAACGGGAACAGGAGTACCGCCTGATAGCCGAGAACACGGTGAATGCCATTCTGCGTTTCGATGACGAGAACCACATCACCTTTGCTTCCCCTTCTTCCAGCCAGTTGCTGGGCCTCACCCCTGAAGAACTGATGGGCAAAGAAGGTTTTGAGTGCGTGGCTGACGATGACAGACCCCGACTGATCTCAGAACTTGCTGAGGCCCGCAGCCAGCGGCGCACCCATCTCGTGATGGAGTATCGCCTGAAGCACAAGAGTGGTCGCCTGATCTGGGTGGAAACGCAGTTCACCCTTCTGTGGAGTGGGTTTGAATATTGCGGGATGGTCACCTCCACACTGGACATCACCCTGCACATGCAGTCCAGAGAGGAAGTGCTCAGGGCGCTGAACACCGCCAATGAGATGGTGAACCTCACCGCCGAGCTTGAGGAGGCCAGTGAGCCCTCGGAGGTGATTGAGGTGGCGTTCAGGCATGCCACAACATCACTGGGCTTTGATTACGGGCTGTTCATCCGCATGGACGAACACCAGTACGCGCTGGAACAGCATCACGGTCTGTCTGGGGAGGAGGCCAGGAAACTGCTGCAGAAATACCTGCTGCGCAGCGGCCCCAGGGTCATGGCAGGTTTTGTGAACCAGAAAGCGGTGTTTTTCAATGCAGATGATGCCCTGTGCGATCCTGGTGAGCCCCTGCCCAGACCAGACGCTTTTCAACTGGCCCTGCTTCCCATTCACATTCAACACAGATTGCACGGCTTTCTGGTGTTCGGCACACTGCAAGACAGGCAGGACTTCAGCGAAACCACCCGCCGCATGCTTTCTGCCATGAAAGAGCGCATTGCCCACGCTTTCGAAAAAAACTACCTGCTGGAACAGCTCACCCTCAGTCGGGAAGAAACCCTCAGGGCCATCGGTCTGGTGCTGGAGTACCGGGATTTTGAGACCAAAGGCCACACCGACCGGGTGGTGGACCTCTCAGAACTCCTGGGACAGCAGCTTGACCTCAGTGAAGAAGACCTTGCAGCCCTCAGATGGGGCGCGTACCTGCACGACACCGGGAAGATTGCCATTCCAGACCACATCCTGCTGAAACCCGGCAGGCTGACCCCGGAAGAATTCGAGGTGGTGAAAAAGCACAGTGAGATCGGTTTTGAGATGCTGCGCAGCATCCCAAGCCTCCCCCACAAGACCCTGGAGGTGATCTTGCACCACCATGAACGCTGGGAGGGCAGCGGCTACCCGAAAGGCCTCCGGGGACTGTCCATTCCACTGGTGGCCCGCATCTTCACAGTGGTGGATGTTTACGACGCACTGGTCTCAAAAAGACCCTACAAGGAGTCCATGCCCCACGAGGCCGCCATGGAGGAACTGAAACGCAATTCAGGCACCATGTTTGATCCTGAGGTGCTCAGGGCCTTTGAGCGGCTCTGGACGACCATCCCCCCTGTGTGA
- a CDS encoding MgtC/SapB family protein translates to MVTLPDFSLRLLLAVLLGTLIGLERQRRGSLAGLRTNALVSVSSAMFVVIASLEPGTLDHTRIAAQVVSGVGFLGAGAILREGLSVRGLNTAATLWSSAAVGCLAGLGFVLEASVGAGLVFLGHPVLRRMESTLDVLSARKEKRTGSRLELDCAPQDENWVRRTLLQDLEDTGSELQGVQVRRTENTVHFILDVSHPANVQPLGQLMRRLALDGSVQRVACQTPVTGGGLT, encoded by the coding sequence ATGGTGACCCTGCCCGACTTCTCACTGCGCCTGTTGCTGGCCGTGCTGCTCGGCACCCTGATCGGCCTGGAACGGCAACGCAGGGGCAGTCTGGCAGGGCTTCGCACCAACGCCCTGGTTTCGGTGTCGTCTGCGATGTTTGTGGTGATTGCCTCGCTGGAACCCGGAACCCTGGACCACACCCGCATTGCAGCACAGGTGGTGTCCGGGGTGGGTTTCCTGGGGGCTGGAGCGATCCTCAGGGAAGGCCTGAGTGTCAGGGGCCTCAACACCGCAGCCACCCTCTGGAGCAGTGCAGCGGTGGGCTGTCTGGCCGGGCTCGGTTTTGTGCTGGAAGCGTCAGTGGGTGCAGGGCTGGTGTTCCTGGGCCACCCGGTCCTAAGGCGCATGGAAAGCACACTGGATGTGCTCAGCGCCAGAAAAGAGAAACGCACCGGGTCCCGGCTGGAACTCGATTGCGCCCCTCAGGATGAAAACTGGGTTCGCCGCACATTGTTGCAGGACCTCGAAGACACCGGGAGTGAATTGCAGGGCGTGCAGGTCAGACGCACCGAGAACACCGTGCATTTCATCCTGGACGTGTCCCACCCGGCAAATGTGCAACCCCTCGGGCAACTGATGCGCCGTCTGGCCCTCGATGGAAGTGTGCAGAGGGTGGCCTGTCAGACTCCGGTCACGGGGGGTGGGCTAACATGA
- a CDS encoding ABC transporter substrate-binding protein — protein MRRFAVVLTCGLMATAAAQQVQVEFWHTYGDAKRGGWIQQKVEEFNKSRPNIKVVAQAKGNYEGVFQASILAARQGKPPALVQLSEAGSQLAIDSGIFQPISSIGKVNYSDYIKPVINYYTVQGKIYSLPFNSSSPVLYINKTLAEKAGIKLNSLPDTFGKISAACKKIKASGIEAKCITFQVDSWLMEQWVAEQGEVFVNNDNGRKGRATESNLTSEALKKAVRWMKSLNDDGMYTYTGKFEDAEGSQAIFVNQKAVFLIASTSRIGNITSDAKKNGFNVAVGQYPIPDGTTRNGVVISGGSLWVTQEIPDEVAEAAREFALFLTSSSNMVDWHKLTGYYPVRNSSVQLLKKEGWLEKGAAQAVAFNQLLRTKVNSATAGALFGSFYEVRKEVEQTLQRVLQGADIDKSLSDLKQKSDRIIKDYNANF, from the coding sequence ATGAGGAGATTCGCAGTGGTGCTCACCTGTGGCCTGATGGCCACCGCAGCTGCACAGCAGGTCCAGGTGGAGTTCTGGCACACCTATGGGGACGCCAAACGGGGCGGCTGGATTCAGCAGAAAGTCGAAGAATTCAACAAATCCCGCCCCAACATCAAAGTTGTCGCCCAGGCCAAGGGGAATTACGAGGGGGTCTTCCAGGCCTCGATTCTGGCGGCCAGACAGGGGAAGCCCCCGGCCCTGGTGCAACTGAGTGAAGCAGGCAGCCAGCTTGCCATCGACAGTGGCATTTTTCAGCCCATCAGCAGCATCGGCAAGGTGAATTACTCCGACTACATCAAGCCCGTGATCAACTACTATACCGTGCAGGGCAAGATCTACAGCCTGCCTTTCAACTCTTCCTCTCCTGTGCTGTACATCAACAAGACCCTCGCGGAGAAAGCAGGCATCAAGCTGAACAGCCTGCCCGACACCTTCGGCAAAATCAGTGCGGCCTGCAAGAAAATCAAAGCTTCTGGCATTGAAGCCAAATGCATCACCTTCCAGGTCGATTCCTGGCTGATGGAGCAGTGGGTGGCCGAGCAGGGCGAGGTGTTCGTCAACAACGACAACGGACGCAAAGGCCGGGCCACCGAATCCAACCTGACCAGTGAGGCCCTCAAGAAGGCCGTGCGCTGGATGAAATCCCTCAACGATGACGGCATGTACACCTACACCGGCAAATTCGAGGACGCTGAGGGCTCTCAGGCCATCTTCGTGAACCAGAAAGCGGTGTTTCTGATTGCCTCCACCTCCCGGATTGGCAACATCACCAGTGACGCGAAAAAGAACGGGTTCAATGTGGCCGTTGGGCAGTACCCCATTCCAGACGGCACCACCCGCAATGGTGTGGTGATCAGTGGGGGCAGCCTGTGGGTCACCCAGGAAATCCCCGATGAAGTGGCCGAGGCCGCCCGCGAATTCGCCCTGTTCCTCACCAGCAGCAGCAACATGGTGGACTGGCACAAACTGACCGGATACTACCCGGTGCGCAACAGCAGCGTGCAACTGCTCAAGAAAGAAGGCTGGCTGGAAAAAGGTGCAGCGCAGGCCGTGGCCTTCAACCAGCTTCTCAGAACAAAAGTCAATTCCGCCACCGCAGGCGCACTGTTCGGCAGTTTCTACGAGGTGCGCAAAGAAGTCGAGCAGACCCTGCAGCGCGTGCTGCAAGGGGCAGACATCGACAAATCCCTCTCGGACCTGAAGCAGAAGTCAGACCGCATCATCAAAGACTACAACGCCAACTTCTGA
- a CDS encoding transposase encodes MTQTRFSEEFKLQVLSEVSSGRKTIAQVCREYGFTDQTFYNWRNRYMAAAGSASNASPDEVEQLKKENDMLKVMVGDLSLQIMQLQQTLTQLQTRELQAR; translated from the coding sequence ATGACCCAGACCAGATTCAGCGAAGAATTCAAACTGCAGGTGCTGTCCGAGGTCAGCTCGGGCCGCAAAACCATCGCGCAGGTGTGCCGCGAGTACGGCTTCACCGATCAGACCTTCTACAACTGGCGCAACCGCTACATGGCTGCAGCAGGTTCTGCCTCAAATGCCAGCCCAGACGAAGTGGAACAACTCAAAAAAGAAAACGACATGCTGAAAGTGATGGTCGGAGACCTCAGTTTGCAGATCATGCAGCTCCAGCAGACCCTGACTCAATTGCAAACCCGCGAGTTGCAGGCCCGCTGA
- a CDS encoding ROK family transcriptional regulator: protein MLRSKLLRELYQQHTLSRADLTRLTGASSASVTQIIRELLDEGVVQEQGSQQEGLGRPRVMLCIQQDFRCVVGIRMVSQEIHASLMNLRGHSLCQLTHHLTSFEPHQVTAELAEVVHKLILQGGISKDKLLGVGLALSGIVDARQNLCVYSFLLGWKHVPIGEMLEKRLSVPVRVDNDVNSITIAQKLFSEMRLERYFTVLYIGEGIGAGFYHDDELLTGRNNAAGEIGHFTVVRNGRLCICGKRGCLQAYASTDSLLHQAREQGLDIETLEDLHHAALQGDPEVLRLLNFAGQLVGLALSYVIDTLDIQKVIVYAPTCNTERTFQNALLEAVHHHSLPLVDSPKTILFKPGEPELWLAGAGGIAINAFLNDQLKLPLTASVHER, encoded by the coding sequence ATGCTTCGCAGCAAACTGCTCAGAGAGCTCTACCAGCAACACACGCTGTCCCGTGCGGACCTCACCCGCCTGACCGGGGCGAGTTCGGCTTCGGTGACCCAGATCATCCGGGAACTGCTCGATGAGGGCGTGGTGCAGGAGCAGGGCAGCCAGCAAGAAGGTCTGGGCAGGCCCCGCGTGATGCTGTGCATCCAGCAGGATTTCAGGTGCGTGGTGGGCATCCGCATGGTCTCGCAGGAGATCCATGCCAGTCTGATGAACCTGCGTGGTCACAGCCTGTGCCAGTTGACCCATCACCTCACTTCTTTTGAGCCCCATCAGGTCACAGCAGAACTCGCAGAAGTGGTCCATAAACTGATCCTGCAGGGCGGCATTTCAAAAGACAAACTGCTCGGGGTGGGCCTTGCCCTCTCGGGGATCGTGGACGCCAGACAGAACCTCTGCGTGTACTCCTTCCTGCTCGGCTGGAAACACGTTCCCATCGGGGAGATGCTGGAAAAGCGCCTGTCTGTGCCAGTGCGGGTGGACAACGACGTCAATTCCATCACCATTGCCCAGAAGCTCTTCTCCGAAATGCGTCTGGAGCGTTACTTCACTGTGCTGTACATCGGAGAGGGGATTGGGGCCGGATTCTACCACGACGATGAGCTCCTCACTGGACGCAACAATGCTGCCGGAGAAATTGGGCATTTCACTGTGGTGCGAAACGGCAGACTGTGCATCTGCGGCAAGCGGGGCTGTCTGCAGGCCTACGCCTCCACAGACTCGTTGCTCCATCAGGCCAGAGAGCAGGGTCTGGACATCGAGACCCTGGAAGACCTGCACCACGCCGCCCTGCAGGGAGACCCGGAAGTGCTGCGCCTGTTGAATTTCGCAGGGCAACTGGTGGGTCTGGCCCTGTCCTATGTCATCGACACCCTGGACATCCAGAAGGTGATTGTCTACGCCCCGACCTGCAACACCGAACGCACCTTCCAGAATGCCCTGCTGGAGGCTGTGCACCACCACTCCCTGCCCCTGGTGGATTCCCCCAAGACCATCCTTTTCAAGCCCGGCGAGCCCGAATTGTGGCTGGCCGGAGCGGGAGGCATCGCAATCAATGCCTTCCTGAATGACCAGTTGAAACTCCCCCTGACCGCAAGCGTGCACGAGAGGTGA
- a CDS encoding carbohydrate ABC transporter permease yields the protein MQPDTSVFRGRLAPLLLIGPSILLLLVFLYYPAIRTLMLSAYQSNVVLGTQKFVGLQNFLKVLSDPTYLQAFWQTALFAALVVVLGIFLSLMLSLMASNIPSGGRFYRLMLIFPYALSPAIAGTLWLFLFNPEIGTVNSVLFNLFGIKPRWLDDPNLAFILVVAAAVWKNLGYNIAFYLAAVQNLPKEVVEAARIDGVNSFQMFWKITVPMLSPITFFLVFANLIYALFDSFGLVDILTRGGPVNGETGVTTFLIYKLYREGFENFQTGMAATQAILMLVIVGVLTLIQFRVGRKQVHYGG from the coding sequence ATGCAACCCGACACTTCCGTTTTTAGAGGCCGACTGGCCCCCCTGCTCCTGATTGGTCCATCGATTCTGCTCCTGCTGGTGTTCCTGTATTACCCGGCCATCCGCACCCTGATGCTCAGTGCCTACCAGAGCAATGTGGTGCTGGGCACCCAGAAATTTGTGGGCCTGCAGAACTTCCTCAAAGTGCTCTCCGACCCCACCTACCTGCAGGCCTTCTGGCAAACCGCCCTGTTTGCCGCCCTGGTGGTGGTCCTCGGAATTTTCCTGAGCCTGATGCTGTCTTTGATGGCCAGCAACATCCCCTCTGGGGGCCGCTTCTATCGCCTGATGCTGATTTTCCCCTACGCCCTGTCTCCAGCCATTGCAGGAACCCTGTGGCTCTTTCTCTTCAATCCCGAGATTGGCACCGTGAACAGCGTGCTCTTCAACCTCTTTGGCATCAAACCCCGCTGGCTCGATGACCCCAACCTCGCTTTCATTCTGGTGGTGGCCGCTGCCGTGTGGAAGAACCTGGGTTACAACATCGCCTTCTACCTCGCCGCCGTGCAGAACCTCCCGAAAGAAGTGGTGGAAGCCGCCCGCATTGATGGAGTGAACAGCTTCCAGATGTTCTGGAAGATCACCGTCCCGATGCTGAGTCCCATCACCTTCTTTCTGGTGTTCGCCAACCTGATCTACGCCCTCTTTGACAGCTTCGGTCTGGTGGACATCCTCACCAGAGGAGGACCTGTGAACGGTGAAACCGGCGTGACCACCTTCCTGATCTACAAACTGTACCGCGAGGGCTTCGAGAACTTCCAGACGGGCATGGCCGCCACCCAGGCAATCCTGATGCTGGTCATCGTGGGTGTGCTCACCCTCATCCAGTTCCGGGTGGGCAGAAAGCAGGTGCACTATGGCGGTTAA